In Phormidium yuhuli AB48, one genomic interval encodes:
- the pheA gene encoding prephenate dehydratase yields MLTLAYLGPTGTYTEAAALAYCNWLGDTSGRKGKLVPYPSISQTLESLLQGTCDLAVIPIENSIQGSVTVSLDSFWEKEALQVQQGLVLPIHHALISRGTGLEQIKTVYSHPQALAQCQHWLERELSQVTLHSTNSTAEALHYLQDPQVGAIASERAAQLYDLPILAYGINDHRDNCTRFWVVRRAKDRIDLPQAPGPAYLSLAFSLPHNSPGALLNPLQVLADYGINMSRIESRPTKRLLGEYLFFVDLEAPKEPAILSEAIAAFSKYTEILKIFGSYTVLTVGNSSLEE; encoded by the coding sequence ATGTTAACCCTTGCTTACCTTGGTCCAACGGGAACGTATACGGAAGCTGCCGCTTTAGCCTATTGCAACTGGTTAGGGGATACCTCCGGGCGCAAGGGCAAATTGGTTCCCTATCCTAGCATCTCTCAAACCCTAGAGTCCCTATTGCAGGGAACCTGTGATCTGGCGGTGATTCCGATTGAAAACTCGATTCAGGGCAGTGTCACCGTGAGTTTGGATAGCTTCTGGGAAAAAGAGGCCCTTCAGGTGCAACAGGGGTTGGTCTTGCCAATTCATCATGCCCTGATTTCTCGGGGGACGGGGTTGGAACAGATTAAAACGGTGTATTCCCATCCCCAGGCCCTGGCCCAATGCCAACATTGGCTAGAAAGGGAGTTATCTCAAGTGACACTCCATTCAACCAATTCTACGGCGGAGGCCTTGCACTATTTACAAGACCCCCAGGTGGGGGCGATCGCCTCGGAACGGGCGGCCCAACTCTATGATTTGCCGATTCTGGCCTATGGGATTAATGATCACCGAGACAATTGCACTCGTTTCTGGGTTGTCCGGAGAGCGAAGGATCGAATCGACCTACCTCAAGCCCCAGGGCCAGCCTATTTATCCTTAGCCTTTAGTTTGCCCCACAATTCTCCCGGAGCCTTGCTCAACCCCCTACAGGTCCTGGCTGACTACGGAATTAACATGAGTCGTATTGAGTCACGGCCGACGAAACGACTGCTGGGAGAATATCTCTTTTTTGTGGATCTTGAGGCCCCCAAGGAGCCGGCGATACTCTCTGAGGCGATCGCCGCTTTCAGTAAATATACCGAAATTCTTAAGATTTTCGGGAGCTATACTGTGTTAACCGTGGGAAACTCTAGCTTGGAGGAGTAG
- the leuB gene encoding 3-isopropylmalate dehydrogenase — protein MAQQYRITLLPGDGIGPEIITVAVQALTVIGKQFDLDFSFQEALIGGSAIDATGSPLPEETLKLCRNSDSVMLAAIGGYKWDSLPRHQRPETGLLGLRAGLGLFANLRPATILPQLVDASTLKREVVEGVDIMVVRELTGGVYFGEPKGVFETESGEQRGVNTMAYRSSEIDRIGKVAFETAQKRGGKLCSVDKANVLEVSQLWRDRITALAADYPEVELSHLYVDNAAMQLVRAPKQFDTIVTGNLFGDILSDAAAMLTGSIGMLPSASLGADGPGVYEPVHGSAPDIAGQDKANPLAQVLSAAMMLRYDLNQPAASDRLEKAVMTVLDQNYRTGDIMSEGMKLVGCQEMSDVLLAALEG, from the coding sequence ATGGCTCAGCAGTATCGCATCACTCTGTTACCCGGCGACGGCATTGGCCCAGAAATCATCACCGTGGCCGTCCAGGCCTTAACGGTCATCGGCAAACAATTTGACCTAGACTTTAGTTTTCAAGAAGCCCTCATCGGCGGTTCTGCCATCGATGCGACAGGAAGCCCCCTTCCGGAAGAGACCCTGAAACTCTGCCGCAATAGTGATTCTGTCATGCTGGCCGCCATCGGCGGTTACAAATGGGACAGCTTACCCCGCCACCAACGCCCCGAAACTGGACTCCTCGGGCTACGGGCGGGGTTAGGCCTGTTTGCGAACCTGCGTCCCGCCACCATCCTGCCCCAACTCGTCGATGCCTCGACCCTGAAACGAGAGGTGGTCGAAGGGGTTGATATTATGGTCGTTCGTGAACTGACTGGGGGTGTCTATTTCGGGGAACCCAAAGGCGTATTTGAAACGGAAAGCGGCGAACAGCGTGGGGTGAATACCATGGCCTATCGCAGCTCAGAAATTGACCGCATTGGGAAAGTGGCCTTTGAAACTGCCCAAAAACGGGGCGGGAAACTCTGTTCCGTCGATAAAGCCAATGTCTTAGAAGTCTCTCAACTCTGGCGCGATCGCATTACGGCCCTGGCCGCCGACTATCCCGAGGTGGAACTCTCCCATCTCTACGTCGACAATGCCGCCATGCAGCTGGTGCGGGCCCCCAAACAGTTCGATACCATCGTCACCGGTAATCTCTTTGGGGACATCCTCTCTGATGCGGCGGCCATGTTAACTGGCAGTATTGGTATGTTGCCCTCCGCCAGTTTAGGGGCTGATGGCCCTGGCGTCTATGAGCCGGTCCATGGGTCTGCCCCCGATATCGCTGGCCAGGATAAAGCCAATCCTCTGGCTCAAGTCCTCAGTGCTGCCATGATGTTACGTTATGACCTCAACCAACCCGCAGCCAGCGATCGCCTGGAGAAAGCGGTGATGACGGTTCTAGACCAGAACTATCGCACCGGAGATATTATGTCTGAAGGGATGAAACTCGTCGGCTGTCAGGAGATGTCTGATGTTCTCCTGGCGGCCCTAGAGGGTTAG
- a CDS encoding DUF2854 domain-containing protein: MPVLPAFLRQTSLAAIALGVGLSLTIVGFGAYFSGNATLNLAGFFYGIPVLLIGLALKSAELKPAPFTQPTPPEVLTLRETQATDTQNQVRIDVNRYRYAERAHLLEALEFLKLSPNDKARPILEGIREEAVDGAYALILEFDSPLLPLAVWQEKRQDMEVFFGPGVRVDVQEPEEGFIDVAIIAQPKG; this comes from the coding sequence ATGCCTGTTTTACCTGCTTTTTTGCGTCAAACCTCCCTGGCGGCGATCGCCCTGGGGGTGGGGTTAAGTCTGACGATTGTTGGCTTCGGGGCCTATTTTTCTGGGAATGCGACCCTGAATCTGGCGGGGTTCTTCTACGGAATCCCCGTTTTGCTGATTGGTTTGGCCCTAAAGTCAGCGGAGTTGAAGCCGGCTCCATTCACTCAACCCACCCCCCCCGAGGTGTTAACACTGCGGGAAACCCAGGCGACAGATACTCAGAACCAAGTTCGCATTGATGTCAACCGCTATCGCTACGCGGAACGGGCCCACCTGTTGGAGGCCTTGGAATTTCTCAAACTCAGTCCCAATGATAAGGCGCGGCCGATTTTGGAGGGGATTCGCGAAGAGGCTGTGGATGGGGCCTATGCCTTGATTTTGGAGTTTGACTCGCCACTACTCCCGTTGGCGGTTTGGCAGGAGAAACGGCAGGATATGGAGGTCTTTTTTGGTCCTGGGGTGCGGGTGGACGTCCAGGAACCGGAGGAGGGGTTTATTGATGTGGCGATTATTGCTCAGCCGAAGGGGTAA
- a CDS encoding hemolysin family protein, whose amino-acid sequence MLLVSSSSMSLLVAVYDNPPLLGSVWLDISILAFMLLLSGFFAGSETALTALDNFKIRSLIQEPKSPKFILNTLLENRARFIITLLVGNTLVNNLSAILTSNLFSMWLGNRGVGVATAVITFLVLTFGEIVPKSVAINHVLPIFLTVIRPIYWLSKVLSILRVIQLFELITELALKQFKSKSGQPGESLRDLQLMIEVLGGKGKLDFHKHQLLNKALMLDSLSAKDVVKSRIEMRTIAYNASLQDLVDLCLETGYSRIPVQEESKDCILGIVHLKRALQHLRSHPEGHGDLVTTVMDSPVYIPETKRVADLLKEMLQQRLHLAIVVDEYGGTVGLVSLEDILEELVGEIYDESDFLSRLERAKTLRPPEPSDS is encoded by the coding sequence ATGTTGCTTGTTTCATCATCGTCCATGTCCTTGCTCGTTGCTGTCTATGATAATCCTCCTCTCTTGGGCAGCGTTTGGCTCGATATTTCTATTTTAGCCTTCATGCTCTTGTTATCGGGGTTCTTCGCGGGCTCGGAAACGGCTCTGACGGCTCTGGATAATTTCAAAATTCGTTCGTTGATTCAGGAGCCAAAGAGTCCCAAGTTTATTTTAAATACTTTATTAGAAAATCGTGCCCGTTTTATTATTACTCTTTTAGTCGGAAATACCTTAGTTAATAATCTTTCGGCAATTCTAACCAGTAATTTATTTAGTATGTGGCTGGGCAATCGAGGGGTGGGAGTGGCTACGGCAGTGATCACCTTTTTGGTTTTAACCTTTGGAGAAATTGTTCCTAAATCTGTTGCTATCAATCATGTTTTACCTATCTTTTTAACGGTCATCCGTCCAATTTATTGGCTCTCAAAAGTTTTATCAATCCTGCGTGTGATTCAGCTTTTTGAGTTGATTACGGAGTTGGCCCTCAAGCAATTTAAGTCCAAGTCAGGCCAGCCGGGGGAATCCTTGCGGGATTTGCAGTTGATGATTGAGGTGCTAGGGGGTAAGGGTAAGTTAGATTTCCATAAACATCAGCTTCTTAACAAAGCATTGATGCTCGATAGTTTGAGTGCCAAAGACGTGGTTAAATCTCGTATCGAAATGCGGACGATCGCCTACAATGCTAGCTTACAAGATTTGGTGGATTTATGCTTAGAAACGGGCTACTCTCGCATTCCCGTTCAGGAGGAGTCCAAGGATTGTATTCTCGGCATTGTTCACCTAAAACGGGCTCTACAACATCTGCGATCGCACCCCGAGGGACATGGAGATCTCGTCACCACTGTGATGGACTCCCCGGTTTATATCCCAGAAACTAAACGGGTCGCGGATTTACTCAAAGAGATGCTACAACAGCGACTGCATCTAGCCATTGTGGTGGATGAGTATGGGGGAACGGTGGGGTTGGTCTCTCTCGAAGATATCCTAGAGGAACTCGTGGGCGAGATTTACGATGAAAGTGATTTCCTCAGTCGTCTCGAACGAGCCAAGACATTAAGACCCCCCGAGCCCTCCGATTCATAA
- a CDS encoding 2-isopropylmalate synthase, translated as MTNQPDRIIIFDTTLRDGEQSPGATLNKEEKLTIARQLARLGVDVIEAGFPFASPGDFEAVQGIAEQVGTPDGPTICGLARATKGDIKSAGDALAPAAHKRIHTFIATSDIHLKHKLRKSREEVLAIAPEMVAYAKTFTDDVEFSPEDAARSDPEFMYQVLEAVIDAGATTVNIPDTVGYTTPGEFGALIRGIVENVRNIDQAVISVHGHNDLGLAVANFLEAVKHGARQLECTINGIGERAGNAALEELVMALHVRRQYYNPFLGRPVESDAPLTGINTREIYKTSRLVSNLTGMFVQPNKAIVGANAFAHESGIHQDGVLKNRMTYEIMDAQSIGLTDNQIVLGKHSGRNAFKTRLKELGFELSETELNKAFLKFKTFADQKKEITDWDLESIVNDQIQQPPELYKLDLVQVSCGDRARPTATVSLRGPNGEELVDVALGTGPVDAVYKAINRIVDIPNELIEYTVHSVTAGIDALGEVTVRLRYEGRIFSGHAANTDVIVASAHAYVNALNRLYEALQNPRVVPQGTPVTSRV; from the coding sequence ATGACGAATCAGCCCGATCGCATTATCATCTTCGACACCACCCTGCGAGATGGGGAACAGTCCCCCGGGGCCACCCTCAACAAAGAGGAGAAGTTAACCATCGCCCGTCAACTGGCCCGTCTCGGGGTTGATGTGATTGAAGCCGGTTTCCCCTTCGCCAGCCCCGGTGACTTTGAGGCGGTTCAAGGCATCGCCGAACAGGTCGGAACCCCCGACGGCCCCACCATCTGCGGCTTAGCCCGGGCCACCAAAGGAGATATCAAATCCGCCGGAGACGCCCTGGCCCCCGCCGCCCACAAACGCATTCACACCTTTATCGCCACCTCCGACATCCATCTTAAGCATAAGTTGCGCAAGAGTCGCGAGGAGGTCTTGGCCATCGCCCCAGAGATGGTGGCCTACGCCAAAACCTTCACCGACGATGTGGAGTTCTCCCCAGAAGATGCGGCCCGCAGTGACCCAGAGTTTATGTATCAGGTCTTAGAAGCCGTAATTGACGCCGGGGCCACCACCGTCAATATCCCCGACACCGTCGGCTACACCACCCCCGGCGAGTTTGGGGCCCTGATTCGCGGCATTGTTGAGAACGTCCGGAACATCGACCAGGCGGTGATTTCCGTTCACGGTCACAATGACTTAGGCTTAGCCGTCGCCAACTTCCTAGAGGCGGTGAAACATGGGGCCCGTCAGTTGGAATGCACCATCAATGGCATTGGCGAACGGGCCGGAAATGCCGCTTTAGAAGAGTTGGTGATGGCCCTTCATGTCCGCCGTCAGTATTACAATCCCTTCCTGGGCCGCCCGGTGGAGTCAGACGCACCCTTAACCGGAATCAACACCCGCGAGATTTACAAAACCTCCCGCTTAGTGTCGAACTTGACGGGGATGTTTGTCCAGCCCAATAAAGCCATTGTTGGGGCCAACGCCTTCGCCCATGAATCGGGGATTCACCAGGATGGGGTTCTCAAGAACCGCATGACCTATGAGATTATGGATGCCCAGTCCATTGGTTTGACGGACAATCAGATTGTCTTGGGCAAACATTCAGGACGCAATGCCTTCAAAACTCGGTTGAAGGAGTTAGGGTTTGAACTCTCGGAGACGGAGTTAAATAAAGCCTTCCTGAAGTTTAAGACCTTCGCCGACCAGAAGAAAGAAATCACCGATTGGGATTTAGAGTCGATTGTCAACGACCAAATCCAACAGCCCCCCGAACTCTATAAGTTAGACTTGGTGCAAGTTTCCTGTGGCGATCGCGCTCGTCCGACGGCAACGGTGAGTCTAAGAGGTCCCAATGGCGAGGAATTAGTGGATGTGGCCTTAGGAACCGGGCCCGTGGATGCGGTGTACAAGGCCATCAACCGGATTGTGGATATCCCCAATGAACTGATTGAATACACGGTTCACTCAGTGACAGCGGGCATTGACGCTCTCGGCGAGGTAACAGTGCGTTTACGCTATGAGGGACGAATTTTCTCAGGTCATGCCGCCAATACCGATGTGATTGTGGCCTCGGCCCATGCCTATGTCAATGCCCTGAATCGTCTCTATGAGGCCCTGCAAAATCCCCGAGTCGTCCCCCAAGGAACCCCAGTAACATCCCGAGTGTAA
- a CDS encoding chlororespiratory reduction protein 7, protein MGHASLYSEDHFVVLETNQEEQILTADELLQKLEGILAQRSPDDLPRELKPLKTLGDRTRYLMENACDLDMGPGEFLQWYAIRLEK, encoded by the coding sequence ATGGGTCACGCCTCTCTCTACTCCGAAGACCACTTTGTTGTCCTCGAAACTAACCAAGAGGAGCAAATCCTCACCGCTGACGAACTCTTGCAAAAACTTGAGGGGATTCTCGCTCAGCGTTCCCCAGATGATTTACCCCGAGAGCTAAAACCCCTCAAAACCTTGGGCGATCGCACCCGTTATCTGATGGAAAACGCTTGCGATCTCGACATGGGCCCCGGGGAGTTTCTGCAATGGTACGCCATTCGGCTGGAAAAATAA
- a CDS encoding DUF7219 family protein — protein MMMSNFNSNLNSFLYPKTSGKAQPTIGDQVFNAKLQRYAQQVMYLSNLESGGKISLEDCYNTMKVMWQDLEQSRDYYRQG, from the coding sequence ATGATGATGTCTAACTTTAACTCTAATCTCAACAGCTTTCTGTATCCGAAAACCTCTGGCAAAGCTCAACCCACCATTGGTGATCAAGTGTTTAACGCCAAACTGCAACGGTACGCACAACAGGTGATGTATCTATCGAACCTCGAAAGTGGCGGTAAAATCTCCCTGGAGGATTGCTACAACACCATGAAAGTGATGTGGCAAGATTTGGAGCAGAGCCGTGACTATTATCGACAAGGCTAG
- the mgtE gene encoding magnesium transporter, whose protein sequence is MTPNVLKDILEEPSFGSAKQTVNNLPVAELANCLSGIDYRKRVLAFRLLEKERAIDVFEHLHPDQQADLVRDMENPEAIQLLAAMDPDDRVQLIEELPAKITKRLIAGLDAEARQSVNTLLNYPERSAGRIMSPRYIAVRSHATAGEALDIVRSSPLRDDESGMVFIIDAQRFYRGAVRLVSLVRADPNSLMESLLPEMNPAVRATDGELKAAQLLKDEDVPAVAVVDSEGRMVGAITFDDVIDLIEEEAQEAALSQAGVGDLIGRDKVWSQRLVKGPAWYAIRLRILFLVVTLIGGFLVGGVIERFEDVLESVVVAAVFIPLVMDMGGNVGTQSTTVFARGLAWNQIDTKNFLPYLLREVRIGTMMGIILGVAAGFIAYLWQGMPNQEPMIGVVVGISLFCVVTLGAILGSLLPWVMLKLGFDHAPGADPFITTIKDFVGLWIYFSLVAWLIGVAA, encoded by the coding sequence ATGACCCCAAATGTCTTGAAAGATATTCTGGAGGAGCCGTCCTTCGGCTCTGCCAAACAAACCGTCAATAACCTACCCGTCGCCGAACTAGCGAATTGCCTATCAGGAATCGATTACCGTAAACGAGTTCTCGCCTTCCGTCTTCTCGAAAAAGAACGGGCCATTGATGTCTTCGAACATCTCCATCCTGACCAACAGGCAGACCTAGTTCGAGATATGGAGAACCCCGAAGCCATCCAGCTTTTAGCCGCCATGGACCCCGATGACCGAGTCCAACTGATTGAGGAACTGCCCGCCAAAATCACCAAGCGACTGATTGCTGGGTTGGATGCTGAGGCTCGCCAATCTGTAAACACCCTCCTTAACTATCCCGAACGCAGTGCCGGGCGGATTATGAGTCCGCGCTACATTGCTGTGCGGTCCCACGCCACAGCGGGAGAAGCCTTAGACATCGTGCGGTCCTCTCCCCTGCGGGATGATGAATCGGGCATGGTCTTTATCATCGATGCCCAACGCTTCTATCGCGGTGCCGTCCGTCTCGTGAGTCTAGTCCGGGCCGATCCTAACAGTCTCATGGAATCCCTCTTACCAGAGATGAACCCAGCGGTGCGGGCCACTGACGGAGAACTCAAAGCCGCACAACTGCTCAAAGATGAGGATGTCCCCGCTGTGGCGGTTGTGGATAGTGAAGGACGGATGGTTGGGGCCATTACCTTCGATGATGTCATTGACTTGATTGAAGAAGAAGCCCAGGAAGCCGCTCTCTCTCAAGCGGGGGTTGGTGACTTGATTGGCCGGGATAAAGTCTGGAGTCAACGACTGGTTAAGGGGCCCGCCTGGTATGCCATTCGTTTACGGATTTTATTCCTGGTGGTGACCCTGATTGGTGGTTTCCTTGTCGGGGGTGTCATCGAACGGTTTGAGGATGTCTTGGAATCCGTCGTGGTTGCGGCAGTGTTTATCCCCCTAGTCATGGATATGGGGGGAAATGTGGGAACCCAATCCACCACAGTCTTTGCCCGAGGCTTGGCTTGGAACCAAATCGATACTAAGAACTTTTTGCCTTATTTACTCCGAGAAGTTCGTATCGGAACCATGATGGGAATCATTCTTGGGGTGGCCGCCGGGTTTATCGCCTATCTCTGGCAAGGGATGCCCAATCAAGAACCGATGATTGGCGTTGTGGTGGGGATTTCCCTGTTTTGTGTCGTTACCTTAGGGGCCATCTTGGGGTCTCTACTACCTTGGGTGATGCTGAAACTTGGGTTTGACCATGCACCGGGGGCTGACCCCTTTATCACAACCATTAAAGACTTTGTGGGCCTGTGGATTTACTTCTCGTTGGTGGCCTGGCTGATTGGGGTAGCAGCGTAG
- a CDS encoding NAD-dependent epimerase/dehydratase family protein, translating to MSKVIVTGAAGFIGSNLVEALLAQGHQVVGVDRFTDYYDTRVKHRNLASVLRRPGFKLIQDDIRNLDWASLLEDVDIVYHQAAQAGVRASWGDGFQAYTDLNVNSTQVLLEAAKDANLSRFVYASSSSVYGDAIAYPTSENTLPQPVSPYGVTKLAAEHLCRLYHVNYGVPTVSLRYFTVYGPRQRPDMAFHKFLKAALDDEPISVYGDGQQTRDFTFIKDAVAANLAAATVTGAIGEVFNIGGGSRISLRDTISLMEEVIGKPIAINYTQTSKGDARHTSADVSKAKQILGYQPQVSLKDGLGQEWEWLQQLYAHLRSPHLQLVA from the coding sequence ATGTCAAAGGTAATTGTAACGGGGGCCGCCGGATTTATTGGCTCGAACTTGGTTGAAGCCCTATTAGCACAGGGTCACCAGGTCGTTGGTGTTGACCGCTTCACCGACTATTACGACACTCGAGTCAAACATCGTAATCTGGCTTCTGTCCTCCGTAGACCGGGGTTTAAACTGATTCAAGATGATATTCGTAATTTGGATTGGGCATCCCTGTTAGAAGACGTTGACATTGTCTATCACCAAGCGGCACAGGCTGGAGTCCGTGCCAGTTGGGGCGATGGCTTCCAAGCCTATACAGACCTGAACGTCAATAGCACCCAGGTTCTGCTCGAAGCCGCTAAAGACGCGAATCTGAGCCGGTTCGTGTATGCGTCCTCATCCTCCGTCTATGGAGATGCGATCGCCTACCCCACCAGTGAGAACACCTTACCCCAGCCCGTATCTCCCTATGGCGTGACCAAGTTAGCCGCAGAACATCTCTGCCGACTCTATCACGTCAACTACGGTGTTCCCACCGTCTCCCTGCGTTACTTTACGGTCTACGGTCCTCGGCAGCGTCCTGACATGGCCTTTCATAAGTTTCTGAAAGCAGCCTTAGATGACGAACCCATCTCCGTATATGGAGATGGTCAGCAAACCCGAGATTTCACCTTTATCAAAGATGCCGTTGCAGCTAACCTCGCTGCGGCTACGGTCACCGGTGCCATTGGCGAAGTGTTCAACATCGGGGGAGGCAGTCGCATCAGTCTCCGGGATACCATTTCCCTGATGGAAGAGGTCATCGGCAAACCCATCGCCATCAACTATACTCAAACCTCCAAGGGAGATGCCCGCCACACCAGTGCTGATGTCTCCAAAGCGAAACAGATCCTTGGCTATCAGCCCCAAGTCTCCCTCAAAGACGGATTAGGGCAAGAGTGGGAATGGTTGCAACAACTCTACGCTCACCTCCGTTCTCCCCATCTACAACTGGTTGCATGA
- the rimO gene encoding 30S ribosomal protein S12 methylthiotransferase RimO, whose protein sequence is MSGTPTIAVSHLGCEKNRIDTEHMLGLLLQAGYNIDANEDFADYVIVNTCSFIQAAREESVRTLVELAEEGKKIVITGCMAQHFQEELLNEIPEAVAVVGTGDYNKIVNVIERAEQGERVKEVSANPTYIADESTPRYRTTNEGFAYLRIAEGCDYRCAFCIIPHLRGNQRSRPIESIITEAKQLAEQGVQELILISQITTNYGVDLYGKPKLAELLRELGKVEIPWVRMHYTYPTGLTPVVMTAIRETSNALPYLDLPLQHSHPEVLKAMNRPWQGRVNDEIIDRIKTALPEAVLRTTFIVGFPGETEEHFQHLVEFVKRHEFDHVGVFTFSPEEETPAFSMDHQVPQEVMNERRDILMSIQQEISHKRNQAQIGQVVEVLVEELNPRTGQWIGRSARFAPEVDGVIYVEGSPETSPQLGTLVSVKIIDADPYDLYGELVS, encoded by the coding sequence ATGTCTGGTACTCCCACCATCGCCGTCTCTCATCTCGGCTGCGAGAAAAATCGTATCGATACGGAACATATGCTCGGCCTACTGCTGCAAGCCGGCTACAACATTGACGCGAACGAAGATTTCGCCGATTACGTCATCGTCAACACCTGTAGCTTCATCCAGGCGGCGCGGGAAGAGTCGGTGCGAACCTTAGTGGAACTGGCTGAAGAGGGTAAAAAAATCGTCATCACCGGCTGCATGGCCCAGCATTTCCAGGAGGAACTCCTCAACGAAATCCCCGAAGCCGTTGCCGTTGTGGGCACTGGGGACTATAACAAGATTGTCAATGTCATCGAGCGGGCCGAGCAGGGGGAACGGGTGAAGGAAGTATCCGCCAATCCCACCTACATTGCTGACGAGTCCACCCCTCGCTATCGCACCACCAACGAAGGCTTTGCCTATTTGCGGATTGCCGAAGGCTGTGACTATCGTTGTGCCTTTTGCATTATCCCCCATCTGCGGGGTAACCAGCGATCGCGCCCCATCGAGTCCATTATCACCGAAGCCAAACAACTGGCCGAACAAGGGGTACAGGAATTAATTCTCATCTCACAGATTACCACCAACTACGGAGTTGACCTATACGGTAAACCCAAACTCGCGGAACTCTTGCGAGAACTGGGCAAGGTGGAGATTCCCTGGGTGCGGATGCACTACACCTATCCCACGGGCCTCACCCCAGTGGTGATGACGGCCATTCGCGAGACTAGCAATGCCCTACCTTATTTAGACTTACCCCTACAACATTCTCATCCTGAGGTTCTCAAGGCCATGAACCGTCCTTGGCAGGGACGAGTGAATGACGAGATTATCGATCGCATCAAAACGGCCCTCCCCGAAGCCGTCTTACGCACCACCTTTATCGTCGGCTTCCCCGGAGAAACCGAGGAACATTTCCAGCATCTGGTGGAGTTTGTCAAACGTCATGAGTTTGATCATGTGGGGGTGTTCACCTTCTCCCCCGAAGAAGAAACGCCAGCCTTCTCTATGGATCATCAAGTTCCCCAAGAGGTGATGAACGAGCGACGGGATATCTTGATGTCGATTCAACAGGAAATTTCCCACAAACGCAATCAAGCGCAAATCGGCCAGGTGGTTGAGGTGTTAGTAGAGGAACTCAATCCCCGTACGGGACAATGGATTGGGCGTTCGGCTCGTTTTGCCCCCGAGGTGGATGGGGTGATCTATGTAGAGGGTTCTCCTGAGACTTCCCCACAATTAGGGACTCTGGTTTCAGTGAAGATTATTGATGCTGACCCCTACGATCTCTATGGGGAGCTAGTTAGCTAA
- a CDS encoding alpha/beta fold hydrolase, whose amino-acid sequence MSNSPQVIWLNPNPSWRRFHRPLMQYLSQTRVLAEWEYSQTADEPSSLDIAVNLLDEYLCTLNQPVHLIGHSTGGTVGLLYSRRHPERVKTLSLLGVGCHPAIDWQAHYYVQRQLLPCSREMLLGQMVRSIVGSCSWEDTKLGIKILEADLLRSPSPHSLYHRDHISPAGVAVPLFVCGSRGDTIVDRRQLQGWIPWLKRGDRLWEHPGNTHVFHYFDPNSVGDHIRSFWQYHAQTCFLHPQAA is encoded by the coding sequence ATGTCCAACAGTCCTCAAGTCATCTGGCTCAACCCCAACCCGAGTTGGCGGCGGTTTCACCGTCCCCTCATGCAGTATCTTTCCCAAACCCGGGTGCTTGCAGAGTGGGAATACTCCCAAACGGCTGATGAGCCAAGCTCTTTAGACATAGCCGTCAACCTGTTGGATGAGTACCTATGCACGCTTAACCAGCCGGTTCATCTGATCGGCCATAGCACCGGGGGAACCGTCGGGTTACTCTATAGCCGGCGTCATCCCGAACGAGTCAAAACCCTGAGTCTGTTGGGGGTGGGCTGTCACCCCGCCATAGATTGGCAAGCTCATTATTACGTGCAACGTCAACTGTTGCCCTGTAGTCGTGAGATGCTTCTGGGGCAGATGGTGCGGTCGATTGTCGGCTCCTGTTCTTGGGAGGATACAAAATTAGGGATCAAAATCCTAGAAGCCGACTTGCTGCGATCCCCCTCCCCTCATTCCCTCTATCACCGCGATCACATCAGCCCCGCAGGCGTCGCCGTGCCCCTGTTTGTTTGTGGCAGTCGGGGTGATACCATTGTGGACCGGCGCCAACTTCAAGGTTGGATTCCTTGGCTCAAACGGGGCGATCGCCTCTGGGAGCATCCAGGGAATACCCATGTGTTCCATTATTTTGATCCCAATTCCGTGGGCGATCACATCCGCAGTTTTTGGCAATATCATGCCCAGACCTGCTTTCTCCATCCCCAAGCCGCTTAA